The Mesorhizobium sp. INR15 region CTGAAAATCCTGATCATAGACATGGACCTCGACCTTGATCTTCTTGTCGTAGGGATTGGCCGGGAAGACGCGGACCGCGAAAGCGTTGGTGAAGCTGTTGACCTCACCGCGCATCGGCGACATCGACTGGGCCGAGACAGCAACCGGCAGCAGGCCGACGGCCAGCGCCGCCGTCAGGTTGAGAACTTGTTTCAAGGACCCCTCCGAGGGTGTTATTCGCAGCGCACTGTAACTGTTGCCTGATAGTTGCCGGCGGCGAAGCGGTTGCTGCCGCCCTTGGTGCCGGCAAGATTGACCGAGACGAGCGACCCCCCCGGGGCGCTCAGGCTGGTGGTCGAACCCGTTTCGGCGATGGTGTGCGCGCCGGTCGAGGAATAGGTGGGCGCCCACGTGGTCGCTGTGGCGTCGGCTGCAGGAGCCGTGACTGTGGTCACCGGATCAACGCTGAGCGACACACCGCCGGTGGTGGTCAGTGTCACGGTTCCAGGCAGTCCGCCTGAGTTGTGGGAGCTCAGCGACTGGAGGTCCGGGCTGGCCGTCATCGTGCCACTGGTGACGACCACAAGCGTGCAGGTCGCGGTGATCACGCCATTGAAGATGACATTTTGCGTCGTGGCCGATGCAGTCTGGCCCATGCAGGGGACCAGAAAGGCCGCTCCTGCGGCGAGGCGAAGAAGTCTCATTGGAACCTCCTGATAGATCGGAAATTCCGACCTAACCTGAGATCATCATCGGCTCATCGTGGTTAATTTTCTGTTACTCGACGGCCCGATTCTTTACATCATTTTAACAGATCATTGTTAATTCAAAGTTGTATGCGGTTGTACCTTAGTAAATTACGAAATATATATAAAGTAATACTTGGTGCAACGCAGCGGATTTATTTCTGGTCAAAACTCCAGAAAAACGATATTTCAAGAAGCGATCTGGCCCGCCTCCCAACCTAGGATGGCGCGCTTGCGGGTCAGGCCCCAGTGATAGCCGGTGAGATCACCGGACTTGCCGATGGCGCGGTGGCACGGCACCACGAAGGAAAGCGGGTTGGCGCCATTGGCGGCGCCGACGGCGCGGCTGGCGGATGGCGAACCGATGCTGGCGGCAATCGAGGAATAGGTGCTGGCCTTGCCCATCGGGATCTTGAGCAGCGCTTCCCAGACGCGAACCTGAAAGTCCGTACCGATCATGACGACATGCAGCGGCTGGTCGGCACGCCACAGCGTCGGATCGAAAATACGCGCGGCGTAAGGGCCGGTCGCGGCCATGTCCTCGACATAGACGGCGTTCGGCCAGCGGCTGGACATGTCGGCGAAGGCGGCGCGTTCCTCGCCCGGATCGTTGAAGGCAAGGCCGGCGAGCCCGCGGTCGGTAGCCATGATCAAGGCGGTGCCGAACGGCGACGTATGATAGCCATAACGGATGGTGAGCCCCGCGCCGCGCGTCTTATAGTCGCCAGGCGACATTGCTTCATGGGTAACGAACAGGTCGTGCAGCCGACCGGGGCCGGACATGCCCAATTCAAACGACGTCTCGAGCAGCGGCATGCCGGAATCAAGCAGCTTTCGGGCATGGTCGAGCGTCACCGCTTGCAGGAAGGCCTTGGGAGACAGGCCGGCCCAGCGGGTGAACAGCTTCTGCAGCCCGGTCGGCGTTTCGCCGACTTCTTCCGCCAATTCTTCCAGCGACGGCTGGTCTCGATAATCGAGGCTGATCTTCTCGATGGCGCGGCGCACGATTTCGTAGTCGCTGCCTTCGGGCGTGATGTCCTTTTTGAGGATTGCTGTCTGTGTGCTCATCGAACGATCTCCTTGATCCGGAATATCGCCCCTTGGGGCCGCGAGCACCACCCGAAACTTGCCTTCTTCGCGCGCATACCCAGATAGAATCGGCTGAGGCTGCTGCATTCCATCCGGCGCCCACGAGATACTAAGGCTGTTGTGATGCCGGTTCCAAGGCGTCTGGCTAGCGCGTCCTGGCGGTCGCCAGCGCGCGTGAAAAAGCGGTTGCAAAGCTCTCGCGATCGTCGGGATTGAGGAAGCCGCCAATCGGCACGTTCTGCCCCTGGCCTTCCACTGTCATCGCGGTGATGCCGATCTCGGCGTGGCGGGAGACCGAGAAGCGCGCCCAGAACGGGTTGAAGCGATGCGCTTCCGATTTCCCCGACGGAGCCGTCTTGCGGATATCAAGGCTGGTGCGTGACACCGAGACCTCCTCACGGGCCCGCGCGGCGCGGTAGTTGACGCGGAAGGCGATATAGACGGCGATCACATCGAGGCCAAAGAAGCCGAACACCGGCCAGGCGCCACGCGACAGGAAGAATGCGCCGGTCACCACCCAGCCGAACAGAAGTGTGCCCATCAGCACGGCAAACCCGGTCTTGCCCAGCGACCGATGCGGTGTCAGCAGCGCCTGGAAGAATGGTTCGTCAGCCTGGAAAGAGGCGTTTGTATCGCTCATGCCAGGATATTATAGGAAGGGAATGGCGAGCCCCAAGTCCAAAGATTCTTCCATTCCCAAAAAAGAGCTGTTGCCCGGGCGGCGCGACGGGTCGAACGCCAAGCCGCGTCCCCGGCCGGTGCGACGCTCGTCGCGCTACAGCCCGGCCGAGGTGCATGAGATTTTCCGGCGCTTTTCGGTTCAGCGGCCGGAACCGAAGGGCGAACTGGAGCATGTGAACGCCTTCACGTTGCTGGTCGCGGTGGTGCTTTCGGCGCAGGCAACCGACGTCGGCGTCAACAAGGCGACGCGGGCACTGTTCAAGATTGCCGACACGCCGCAAAAGATGCTGGCGCTCGGCGAAGCCAAGGTCGGCGATCACATCCGCACCATCGGCCTGTGGCGCAACAAGGCCAAGAATGTCATCGCACTATCGGAAGCGCTGATCCGCGACCATGGCGGCGAGGTGCCTGATGACCGAGACGAACTGGTGAAGTTGCCGGGCGTCGGACGCAAGACCGCCAATGTCGTGCTCAACATGGCCTTTGGCCAGCATACGATGGCGGTCGATACGCACATTTTCCGCATAGGCAACCGGCTTGGGCTGGCGCCGGGCAAGACGCCTGAGCAGGTCGAGCAGGGCCTGCTGAAAATCATTCCCGACGAATACATGCGCCATGCGCATCATTGGCTGATCCTGCACGGCCGCTATGTCTGCAAGGCTCGCAAGCCGGATTGCCCGGCCTGCGTCATCGCCGACATCTGCAAGGCTGCGGAGAAGACGGCGGGCATTGCCGCACCACTGGTGCCGATTGAACCGCTTGAAACGGCCGCCGAAAATCAGATCCCGTAGCCGCGCGCCATCGCGGCGGCGAAGATCGGGATCAGCAGGAAGACGGCGGCCTCGGCGCGGATAAAGGTCTTCACCGAGGCAAGCTCGCTTGCCGGCACCAGGAACGAGGGATTGGCGCGCGCTTGCCTGTTCCAGGAAATGAAGCGCATGGTTGGCTGGATTGACAGCAGCCCGACGATGCCAAAGGCGATCATCTTGGCCCAGAACACCCAATTGTGGACATAGAACTCCCAGCCCCTCAGGCCGTATACGACGCGGCCGATGCCGATGATGATGATCAGCATGGCAATGGCGCCATAGTGACGGTCAATGCCGGCCAGCCGCCGGATCGTCGTGGCGGGCAAGTCGCCTCGGATCAGCACGAATTCGGCGCCGATGATCCCGGCCAGCGAAAACACCAGCAGATGATGGACAATCGCCAGTATGAGATCGGTGGTATCCATGCTCGTTCCCTTGGGTTTGATGGCAACGGCCAGCGTCCAACAGAGCCGCCAGGTGCTGAATCAGTCTGCCTCGAAAGTAACACTGTCCGGCAAAATTCTCATAGCGGGTCGACGATACCTAGCCATCAGCACCGTTGACGCCGATTACCGGCAAGGTAATTTCTCGGTATGACCGGACTGAAACGCGCCTTGAATGCAATGTCGGACGAGACTCGTGCCGCCTTGACAGAACAC contains the following coding sequences:
- a CDS encoding bifunctional helix-turn-helix domain-containing protein/methylated-DNA--[protein]-cysteine S-methyltransferase, whose translation is MSTQTAILKKDITPEGSDYEIVRRAIEKISLDYRDQPSLEELAEEVGETPTGLQKLFTRWAGLSPKAFLQAVTLDHARKLLDSGMPLLETSFELGMSGPGRLHDLFVTHEAMSPGDYKTRGAGLTIRYGYHTSPFGTALIMATDRGLAGLAFNDPGEERAAFADMSSRWPNAVYVEDMAATGPYAARIFDPTLWRADQPLHVVMIGTDFQVRVWEALLKIPMGKASTYSSIAASIGSPSASRAVGAANGANPLSFVVPCHRAIGKSGDLTGYHWGLTRKRAILGWEAGQIAS
- a CDS encoding DUF2244 domain-containing protein; its protein translation is MSDTNASFQADEPFFQALLTPHRSLGKTGFAVLMGTLLFGWVVTGAFFLSRGAWPVFGFFGLDVIAVYIAFRVNYRAARAREEVSVSRTSLDIRKTAPSGKSEAHRFNPFWARFSVSRHAEIGITAMTVEGQGQNVPIGGFLNPDDRESFATAFSRALATARTR
- the nth gene encoding endonuclease III — encoded protein: MASPKSKDSSIPKKELLPGRRDGSNAKPRPRPVRRSSRYSPAEVHEIFRRFSVQRPEPKGELEHVNAFTLLVAVVLSAQATDVGVNKATRALFKIADTPQKMLALGEAKVGDHIRTIGLWRNKAKNVIALSEALIRDHGGEVPDDRDELVKLPGVGRKTANVVLNMAFGQHTMAVDTHIFRIGNRLGLAPGKTPEQVEQGLLKIIPDEYMRHAHHWLILHGRYVCKARKPDCPACVIADICKAAEKTAGIAAPLVPIEPLETAAENQIP
- a CDS encoding DUF2214 family protein, translated to MDTTDLILAIVHHLLVFSLAGIIGAEFVLIRGDLPATTIRRLAGIDRHYGAIAMLIIIIGIGRVVYGLRGWEFYVHNWVFWAKMIAFGIVGLLSIQPTMRFISWNRQARANPSFLVPASELASVKTFIRAEAAVFLLIPIFAAAMARGYGI